From the Chryseobacterium sp. G0201 genome, the window AAATAATCAATTAATGTCAGTTTAAGCTGTATTAATTGTTACAAAATTAATTAAAATATTAATATAAATGCAAAATATTTATTTTTATTGATATTTTTTAGTTTATTTTTCATTATTTTAACGAATTATGGCTTTAAATTAACATTTTTTATCACTGATTGTTGATAAAATACTTAAGTAAAATGACTATGGATGGCATAAAATAATAACTATGGAAATCCCCCTTTAAGGATAAATTATTTTTGCCTCATTTTTTTTAAATTTTACACAAATAATTTTTAAAATACTTTATAGTGTCGCTTTTTTGTATAAAATGTATTGAACGCGTGTTTAAATTAGTTGAAAATTAACGTGTTAAAATCGTTAAATGCAACTTAACTTCTAAAACTTTTCACGAAATTTGATGTAAAATTTAGAATTATGTCACAATCGCTTACAAGCAGAACGCCGAAACCAAAATACGACGTTGTACTAATAGGTGGCGGAATTATGAGTGCCACTTTAGCTACATTATTACACGAGTTTGATCCCAATCTTGAGATCGCAATCTTCGAAAGGCTTGGCAGGTTTGCTAAAGAAAGTACCGCAGCCTGGAATAATGCAGGTACCGGACACTCCGCTTTTTGTGAGCTTAATTATACTCCCGAAAAACCGGACGGAACAATAGATATTTCAAAAGCAGAAAGCATTGCAGAACAGTTTGAGATCTCAAAACAGTTTTGGTCATATTTATTGACTAAAGGATATATTCAGGAGCCAAAAGATTTCATTAATTCTTGTCCGCACATGAGTTTGGTATTTGGTGAAAAAGATGCTGAATATTTAAAAAAACGTCACGATAAAATGTCAGAATCTGTTTTGTTTAACGGAATGCAGTTTTCCACAGATCACGACAAGTTAAGAGAATGGATTCCTTTGGTGATGAGCAAAAGAAATGAATCTGAAATAATGGCTGCCACCAAAATGGATATGGGAACAGATGTAAATTTTGGTTCTTTAACAAGAAAAATGGGAAGACATTTGTTGGAAGATTCTAATGTTGAGGTGTTCCTTTATCACGAAGTGAAAGATATTGACCCAAGAGAAAACGGACAATGGGAAATGAAGGTGAAAGACAGAATTCACAATCACAAACAGGAAGTGGTTGCAGATTTTGTGTTTATCGGAGCCGGAGGTTACGCACTTCCATTATTAGACAGTTCGGATATTAAAGAAAGTGAAGGTTACGGTGGATTCCCCGTTTCAGGAGAATGGTTGGTAACGCATAATCCTGAATTGGTGGAAAAACATCAGGCTAAAGTTTACACGCAGGCAACTGTAGATGCACCGCCAATGTCGGTTCCACATTTAGATTTAAGAATTATTGATGGTAAAAAAGCATTGCTTTTTGGTCCATTTGCAGGGTTTTCAACAAAATTCCTGAAAGAAGGAAGTTATCTTGACCTTCCCGAAAGTGTTAATACTAAAAACATCAGATCTTTATTCGGAGCTTGGTGGCATAATATTCCGTTAACGAAATATCTTGTGCAGCAGGTTGCCATGACAAAGGCTCAAAGAATACAGCATTTGAGAGAATTTGTTAAAGATGCCAACGAAGCAGATTGGGAATTGAAAGTGGCCGGACAAAGAGTTCAGGTCATCAAAAAAGATGAAAAAGACGGTGGAAAGTTAGAATTTGGAACCGAAGTCGTTGTCAATAAGAGCGGAACTATCGCTTCATTATTAGGAGCATCTCCCGGAGCATCCACAGCGGCTTACGCAATGTTGAATGTTCTTGAAAGATGCTTCCCGGAAAAGCTTAATGGAGAATGGAAAGATAAATTATTGGAAATGATTCCTTCTTACGGACAAAAATTAGCCGGAAATCCTGAGCTTACAGAAAAGGTAAGAACTTATACAAAAGAAAAATTAGGATTAGAATATTAAACATAGATAATAAGTAACGTGCAATGGATAATAAATGATTAATTTTGCTGATTAGTAATTACCTCATTGCACATTACCTATTATTCATAATCAGAGATGTCAGATACAATTGTAAAACCCATCATAGCAAAAGAACTTCTGGAAGCCCTTCAGACGAAAATAGAAGAAGAAAAACAGGTCATTGTTCATTGTTGTTTTCCTGCATCTCCATTTTTGGGTAATCTGATCAGAATTTGGAATTCAACCTATCTTTTTGATAATAATTCTGACCATAAAAGTAAATTGATCCACGCAGAAAATATTTCCATATCTCCCAACTGGACGGTTGTTCCTTTTATGAAGGATTTTTGGTTTACATTAATATTTTCAGGACTTCCGAAAGACTGCAAAAGCTTTGATTTAATGGAAGTAATTCCCGAAGAAGGCGGTTTTTTTGTAGAATCTATTAAAAGAAATTCCTTGGATGTATATCGCGTTAAAATTTCAGAAGCATATTAATTGAAAATTTTTGGTGAACTTTGCTGAGTCAAACGCCTCTGCGAACGAAAATATGCATGCCAATTTTAATAAACCTTTGTGTTCTTTGTGTTTAAAAAAATAAAAATAATCAGCAAAAAAAATCAACTCCATTAATCTAATGGAGTTGAAAAATATCTTAATAATCTTAAATCAGAAGGGTCTAAGCAAATTCATTTTGTTTAATAAGATTTTCAATACAATATTCTGAAATGGCAACAATCGTCACAAAAGGATTCACTCCAATCGTCCCGGGAATCAAAGAACCATCTAAAACATACAGGTTATCATGTTCTTTTAACTTTCCATATTTGTTGGTTGCTTCTCCTAATACACAACCTCCGAGTGGATGATAGCAGATATCTGCCCCAAAACCGTTGTCAAAAAGAAGATGTGCTCTTGTACCTCCATTGGCTTTATTCATTTTTTTGATGAAATAATCAGCATTTTCTTTCATCTTTTCGGTGTGGGTCTTATCCCAGTCTAAGACAAGTTTTTTATTGGTTTTATTATAAGAAACCTGCCCTTTTTTGTCTACTTTGTTGATGAGTAAGTATAAAGCTGTGGCTACATCCATTCCCATCGGGAGAGGTGCAATTTCTGTGAAGAATGTATGTTCTTTATCATCCCAATTATCTACGCCACCTACAGGAATTGTAGATTGCTCAGTACCTGTTCCTCCATGAAGAGGATTTACAAAGTTTCTTCCCGTCATAAAGTTTCCATTATTTCCCCAGTTCTTTCCTACGTTTTGACCAATCGGAAAATCGTTAATCGCATTAGAACGAAGTAGAAGTTTTAAGGTTCCCATTGTGCCGGCAGCCATAATCAGTTTTTTACAATGAAAAACTTTTTCAGCCACAACATCGCCTGAGGTATTGATGTTTTGAGCATTCAGAGTATAGGTTTTATCTGCATTAAGTTTGATATTATCAACGTAATGAAGATCAAGGATCTCAAGGTTTCCTGTGTCTAGAGCTTTTTTAAGGTAGGTTTTATCTAAACTGTTTTTACCGTGATTATTTCCATAGATCACTTCAGTATTCAGTGCAGAACGCGGAACTTCATTTTTATATTCCTTTTCCATGTATTTAAAATCATACACATTCGGAACTCTCATTGTTTTAAAGCCTGCTTTGTGCGCTTCTTCTTCACCGACTCTTGTAAATTTATAGTAAGGACAGTCTTTTAAAAACTGCTCATCAATTACATTTACTTTAAGTTCTTTTCGAGCTAATGGAAAATAGAAATTATAGAATTTTTCGGCGTCAAGGTTAGGAAAAACCTCTTTGAAATAAGCTTCCTTTGGAGTTACAGCCATACCGCCGTTTACCAAAGATCCTCCGCCAACACCTCTTCCCATCCAAATGTTGATGTTTTCAAATTCTATTCTATCCAAAGCTCCTGTGAAAGGAGTTAAATTGAAGAGATTCATAAACGGAGCAATGGTTTTCTTTCTCAGCCATGCCGAACTTTTCCCAGGTTTAAGTAAATTAGAAAAAGGAATTCCTGATTTCTCCCAGTTTAGCCCCATTTCCAACATGAGCACTTTTTTTCCGGCCTCACAAAGTCTTAGCGCAGAAACTGCACCGCCATATCCGGAACCGATAATGATAATTGGAGCTTCAGTTTCCTTCTGCTCATTAATTTTCGGTTGTGTTGCCTTAAAAAGATTGGAATTTAAAAAATAAAAACCGCCAACGGCAAGAAAGCTGGATTGGATAAATTTTTTTCTGTTCATTTGTATGATCTGTTTTTCTTATCTCCCTATCCAAAAAACATGCTAGAGAATTATTTTAGTTCTATTTTAAGTTATAAATCTCATTATTTGTCTTTTAATTGGCTTTTATTGTGATTTTTTAGTTTAAAATAATCTTTAAATAATTTTATTTGATGAATTTTATTTTTAATGAAAAAAATGAATGCTTTGTAATATATTTTTAATCTTTATAAAATTAAAATTTCATAGTTTTAAACTTTAATTACTTAATAAGTTTATGAAAAGATACATATTGATAATGTTGATGTTTCCATTGTTTGTTTTCTCTCAAAAAATGGTTTCAAAAGATGTGATGGAGGTGAAGAAATTTCAGGAAGAGCTGAATGCAGAATATCTTAATTCCAAGGAAACGCCTTTGCGTGGAGATAATTTCACCAATTTCAAAGGTCATCCTTTCTTTCCTTTTAGCCCCAAATATAAGGTCAATGCAAAATTTATAAAGACTAAAAATCCAAAGCCTTTTGATCTTCCAACATCATCCGGAAAAACAAAATCTTACAGAGAATACGGGAAAGCAACTTTTGAGCTGGACGGAAAATCCTATACTTTAACCTTATACCAAAGCTTAGATTTAATCAAACAAAAAAAATACAAGGATTATCTTTTCCTTCCTTTCCACGATCTGACGAATGAAAAAGAAACCTACGGCGGCGGAAAATATATGGATCTCACCATTCCGAAAGGAAATACAATTGTACTGGATTTTAATAAGTCTTATCAGCCATTTTGCGCTTATAATGCTTACGACTATAATTGCCCGATCGTTCCTGAGGAGAATAAATTACCTGTGGAAATTCGCGCAGGAGTTATGTATGAAGACATTTATCATCATTAAAATCTAATATGGTCAAGTTAAATTTTTTCAAAAGGGAAGACTTTTCAGAAGTTAGTTATATATTGGATGAGGTTCAGTCAAAATATACATCCACAGCAGAATTTGCTTTAAATAGAATAAAAGAACGCAATACCGGTTTAGAATTTCCGATAACCATTTTTGAGGATGAAAAAGCGGCCGGTTTTTTCACATTAGATTTCGGAGAAGACAAACTTGACCTTACAGATAACCCAAATTCCACTTTGTTGAGGTCTTTATCAATCAATCCAAAATTTCAAGGTAAAGGAATTGGAAAAGCTTCTATGATTCAGATTGATGATTTTGTAAAAGAAAATTTCAAAAACTGTGACGAAATTGTGTTGGCCGTGAATCAAAATAATAACTCCGCTTATGATCTCTATATCAAAGTAGGATATAAGTTTGATGGCAAAACAAGAATTGGAAGAAGTGGTCCACAGCGTTTGATGTACAAAAAACTTTGAAATTTCACCAATTTTATTCTCGCTTACGATAGGATAATCTTACCAATCAATAAGAGCGGGATTTAGCCCGTTTCA encodes:
- the mqo gene encoding malate dehydrogenase (quinone), whose protein sequence is MSQSLTSRTPKPKYDVVLIGGGIMSATLATLLHEFDPNLEIAIFERLGRFAKESTAAWNNAGTGHSAFCELNYTPEKPDGTIDISKAESIAEQFEISKQFWSYLLTKGYIQEPKDFINSCPHMSLVFGEKDAEYLKKRHDKMSESVLFNGMQFSTDHDKLREWIPLVMSKRNESEIMAATKMDMGTDVNFGSLTRKMGRHLLEDSNVEVFLYHEVKDIDPRENGQWEMKVKDRIHNHKQEVVADFVFIGAGGYALPLLDSSDIKESEGYGGFPVSGEWLVTHNPELVEKHQAKVYTQATVDAPPMSVPHLDLRIIDGKKALLFGPFAGFSTKFLKEGSYLDLPESVNTKNIRSLFGAWWHNIPLTKYLVQQVAMTKAQRIQHLREFVKDANEADWELKVAGQRVQVIKKDEKDGGKLEFGTEVVVNKSGTIASLLGASPGASTAAYAMLNVLERCFPEKLNGEWKDKLLEMIPSYGQKLAGNPELTEKVRTYTKEKLGLEY
- a CDS encoding GMC family oxidoreductase N-terminal domain-containing protein, which encodes MNRKKFIQSSFLAVGGFYFLNSNLFKATQPKINEQKETEAPIIIIGSGYGGAVSALRLCEAGKKVLMLEMGLNWEKSGIPFSNLLKPGKSSAWLRKKTIAPFMNLFNLTPFTGALDRIEFENINIWMGRGVGGGSLVNGGMAVTPKEAYFKEVFPNLDAEKFYNFYFPLARKELKVNVIDEQFLKDCPYYKFTRVGEEEAHKAGFKTMRVPNVYDFKYMEKEYKNEVPRSALNTEVIYGNNHGKNSLDKTYLKKALDTGNLEILDLHYVDNIKLNADKTYTLNAQNINTSGDVVAEKVFHCKKLIMAAGTMGTLKLLLRSNAINDFPIGQNVGKNWGNNGNFMTGRNFVNPLHGGTGTEQSTIPVGGVDNWDDKEHTFFTEIAPLPMGMDVATALYLLINKVDKKGQVSYNKTNKKLVLDWDKTHTEKMKENADYFIKKMNKANGGTRAHLLFDNGFGADICYHPLGGCVLGEATNKYGKLKEHDNLYVLDGSLIPGTIGVNPFVTIVAISEYCIENLIKQNEFA
- a CDS encoding DUF1684 domain-containing protein, encoding MKRYILIMLMFPLFVFSQKMVSKDVMEVKKFQEELNAEYLNSKETPLRGDNFTNFKGHPFFPFSPKYKVNAKFIKTKNPKPFDLPTSSGKTKSYREYGKATFELDGKSYTLTLYQSLDLIKQKKYKDYLFLPFHDLTNEKETYGGGKYMDLTIPKGNTIVLDFNKSYQPFCAYNAYDYNCPIVPEENKLPVEIRAGVMYEDIYHH
- a CDS encoding GNAT family N-acetyltransferase gives rise to the protein MVKLNFFKREDFSEVSYILDEVQSKYTSTAEFALNRIKERNTGLEFPITIFEDEKAAGFFTLDFGEDKLDLTDNPNSTLLRSLSINPKFQGKGIGKASMIQIDDFVKENFKNCDEIVLAVNQNNNSAYDLYIKVGYKFDGKTRIGRSGPQRLMYKKL